tactaaattaataaatatctcATACAATTGTGCTTTGCTTGGAAAATGGGCGGTTGGAGATAATCCTTCGCCCTGGAATTCTTAGTCTCCAAGATTTCAATTGTGCTTtgcttggaaaatggtggtggaaaattatTTCCAATCCTAATGTCTATTGGGTTAAAATTATTAAAGCTAACTATTTTTCCAGTAACCCAACATGTCCTCTTTTTCACTCGCCtccaagaaataaatccttttttGGGGCGGGGATTCTCTCTTCCTTGAATACTTTTTCGCACTGCGTCtcaaaaaactattaaaaaaatggagcCAATACCTACTTTTTGGTATGATAGGTGGTTCTCGGGGATTTCTCCGAAAGATCGTTggcctcttctttttttaatgaatgtattTTCCCTTGGATTACGGTTCGTCGATTCACGAACAAGTATACTCCCCGAAAATCTCTTCTTCAACGATGAATTCGATGAATTTACTTCTCGTTGGAGATAATCCCCGATTGCTCAAGTGGACTAGAAGACTTTTTACACTTGGCCTCCGAATAAAAAGTGGAACCTTCTCggtaaaaatctttttttacaAGTTTATTATCGATGGAGGGATTCATCGTCCACTTTATAAGCGATTCGGAAAATTAGATGCCCAACAAAAAAATCACCCTTTTTCACTGGGCTTGCTTGGGAAGATAAAATCCTCACCCCTTACAAATCTCTTCAAAAAGGTTACAACTTTCAAAATACAATGGATACTTGCGTACTTTTGCCATAGAGCCTCCGAGACAATAGAACATCTTTTTCATAGACTGCAGTATACACTTCACGTATCTGGTCCTTTTTCtcacaaatttttttgaaatacacTCCATTCCAACTTCCTTTTCAAGATTTGGACCACTTGGATCACTTCCATTCAACCTCAATGCCAACCTCTTTGGGACCTTTGTGTTAGAgctattatttggaatatttgggcTGAGGCGTAACAATCGCATTTTTTTCAATTGTCTGCGGCTCCCCGCTCACTCTTTAATGgttaaaattgctaatatgctaCTTTCACGGTTTTTCGTGACCGATGTTAACCAACGCGAGTCTTTTGGTCGTAGCTACTCGAAAAATCAAGCGCTCAATCAACTTCATCAGCGCAAGGGAATCCAACATTTCTGGCGATTCAGATCCTAATCCTGCTCTAGAGTAGAGTTCTTCACTGTCAGCTCTGTTGACCTGTACCCCCTGTTGGTGGCTTTCGTCTTCATAGCTGTTTTATCTTCTcgttctttgttttccttgttatGTTTTCATGTAGTACTTTATGCCTCACCTCCGGTGAGAGTTTTCATCTTCTACTTTCTTTTTcgcttttgttttatttttcaataaatttgtggttttatccacttttatcaaaaatagtAGGTTAACGCTCACTCATGAATGTGATAATCCATTGTGTGGTTGTTTATTGGAAATTTTGGCGGTGtttaacaagaaaataaacttcaaataaaatttcttaatcattattaattaaaattttaaaccatattatatattaaaactcGATTTCAAAGCCTTCGTTCTCGAATCCCGCCGCCGGCTCTTACTAGGGTTTCAATCTCCTCTCTCTTGCGGCGGCGAGGTTGGTGGATTGCAGCTGCTCTTCTGATGGGTAAGAATTCGATCTCAATCTCGCAGTTCATCTTCCCCTGATCCAATACTCATCTCCTTTTATCTCTTCCATTTTGCATTTGCAGCGAGAATCAAGGTCCATGAATTGCGTGGGAAGCCAAAATCCGACCTTTTGAACCAACTGAAGGACCTCAAGACGGAGCTCTCCCTCCTCCGTGTCGCCAAGGTCACCGGCGGCGCCCCCAACAAGCTCTCTAAGATGTACGTCTTTCTCTACTCTGAGATTGCCAGCATTTTTCAGCTATTGATTCTAATCCATcatgtgtttgatgaaatgcttcaGAAAAGTGGTGCGTTTGTCCATAGCTCAAGTGCTAACTATGATTTCACAGAAGCAGAAGGCGGCTTTGAGAGAGGtctacaagaagaagaagaagctcctTCCTCTTGATCTCCGCCCCAAGAAAACTCGCGCCATTAGACGCCGACTTACCAAGCACCAGGTCTCCTATTcgctctctctttcttctttgctGTTTGCAttctaaaattattgtttttaagcttaaaaaaaaaaaaatgttttcttgATAATGTATTGATCAGTGCTTGTTTGTAGCCAGAGTTGTCAGATGTTATTTGAGAAGTTACATCTTCTTAATTTTAGATAAGAAATTTTGACTAATCCAGTATTGATCCACCACTTAGTATTGTATTTGCTAAAAAgttaaatacataattaaatgTATACAATTTGTTTTCTGAATGTTTAGTTCATTTATGCTACCATCTCTGTGCTTATAAGATCTTGACTGTATTGTCTTGGATAACAGCTTGAGGTGAAACACTTAATTTTCCTATGTTCAATGTATCCTCTTCTAAGACTGGTAaagttgttgttttgtttggcAAGTGAGCAGGTAAAAAATGTTTCTATGATAGTGTAGGGTAACTGCTGTTTAAAACCGTCCATGCTTCCATTCTATAGGGTTCTTAGACTGAGTGGGAAGTGATAGGCACTTTGACAAGTAGATTTCTGGCTGAATATAATGGAATAGTGACATAGAACATCTTGATCCTTCCTGAAGAGCAAATTGAAAGGTGTTAAGAGCTGCAGTAACaagtttttcaatgaaaatcccaTGTTTATTGTTTGGAGCAATGAATTTCAGTTGTCAAACTTTAAACTATTACCTTCAAGAAATCAGGGgaattgtgtgcccaaaacatTGGGTGTGACTGTTTATGTTAGTTACATTTTATGACATGATTTTATCGAGAAATGGTTATCATGCTTTTGGTATTAATTTAAATGCTTGAGTGTGGACTTTCACTTGTAACAATTGGAGATAGCATGTTTTGATTGGTTAAGTTTTATTATGCAGACATTTCCTTTGTTTCAAGTTACAAATGTATGTAATCCATGTATTTCACTGGCATACAGGAATCTTTGAAGACAGCgtgaaaagaaaagggaaatgtATTACCCAATGAGGAAATATGCCATCAAGGCCTAGAGTTATTGTGTCCTTAGATTTTGTGTTGTCTCTGAAACTGGTATATAAGGCTTTGACATTGTTTTTTCATCCGGATGAATTGCATTTGGACTATTAAATCTTGATAATTACCCTTTGAGTTCATTTTTCTACTTGAAATATCATTTTGAGGACATTCAAAACGGAAAATATCAGAGAATTGGTGGCATTATATGCTTGGCTCAAGCTGGTTCTCTAACTTCTCTTCATGTGACTGTCTGTTGCGGACTTTTGACATACAGTTATCAGATGACGAGTGCCTAATGTTTTCTCTAATGTTCTCTATAAACAATGGATTCACTTATGAAAAAGCGCTTAATTTATACTTATTAgaatggttttttatttttcctatcagtatgggaagtatttatagttttcttgtatgtATTTAGGTGTATAAATTACCATCAAGGGCATGTAAATTATTTTGTACTAGAACTTATATGATCTTTGATGGAAGCTGTTCTTCAGCTGGAATGGAAGAAAGTAGGGCTgggtttttttatgtatatatattaaaggaatacgaataatataatgtttgactgttaaaatataaaaatatatatatatatattctgattgtgtttgtttttccCCTTTTGTCTAGACAGTTTgggccttttttttaatcaaatttgaaCTTTTTCA
The DNA window shown above is from Dioscorea cayenensis subsp. rotundata cultivar TDr96_F1 chromosome 12, TDr96_F1_v2_PseudoChromosome.rev07_lg8_w22 25.fasta, whole genome shotgun sequence and carries:
- the LOC120273411 gene encoding 60S ribosomal protein L35-like; this encodes MARIKVHELRGKPKSDLLNQLKDLKTELSLLRVAKVTGGAPNKLSKIKVVRLSIAQVLTMISQKQKAALREVYKKKKKLLPLDLRPKKTRAIRRRLTKHQESLKTA